DNA from Coffea arabica cultivar ET-39 chromosome 10c, Coffea Arabica ET-39 HiFi, whole genome shotgun sequence:
ACCGATCAAAGAAGAGGACATCTTCTGATTTGGAGGAGGTTTCCTTTACACCACCGTTGGTTGGAGTGTCGCCACTTAAGGTAATCATCTCTccatctttttccctttttgtaaaattttttttttttactttttccttttcagccCCCGTTTCTTGAATTCCGTCAAGAAGGTGTTGGTAACAATTCATCACCCGAACTCGAAGCTGATGATATAATCTCAAACAACAAGAGTGACGAAGTAGCTATCAGTACTCCAAGACAATTTGCCCCCAGTGGAGGTACTTCGTCAATGCATAAGAAGGAGCTGACTAGTTCACACGAAATTCGAAAAAGGCCTAAGGTGGCATTGGTTTCAGAATTTCATGGTCAAAAGTTGATCCAGGCACATCGAAGAAAGTACTTGCAAAGTTTGTGGATGGATTTCCGCGGACAGATTCTTGACACTCCAATTGAGCAGCTCTCTTCTTTAAAAGAGTGTGCAGAAGAAATCATTGCAGAAATCACAAGAACGGATCCTGCCAATGGTCTCCCTTTAAAAGACCACTTGATGGAATTGTTTGCCAAGGCGGAGGCTTATGATGTTCTAGCATCTTCATCGTGGGAAAGGATGAACAAAGAAACACATGCAGAACTCCTTTCCAAAGCGACCGTCCAACTTGAGAAAGTTAAGGCAAAGGGAGAAGAACTGACTCGTCATTTGCAAAGTCTTGAAGAAGAGTTGCAATCCATTGAAACCAGGAAGAAGGTTCTGCAACAGGAACTCATCAGTTTGGAGAAGTAAAGCCTGGAAATCACCTCAACTATCGATCAAAAGCATGAGACCTTCAAAGAGATCCAGGTCGAAATAACCCAAGCGCATGATGAGCTATCTTCCATTGAACAGACCAACATCTTAACTGATGACGCTGTGAAGGAACTTGAGGACATGATGTCTGCACTTGAATCATATAAAGTAGCTGTAGTGGAatacaaatttgatatttagGGTTTCCACCATGTTCTTCTTTTTCCTGAATTCTTTTGtcattcatcattttcttttttttttcatgtaatgagtttctttttttttcaataataaaacgcttttcatttcttatctcttgttttttttaaagagaaaagaactcaaatggagcattttattatgttttttattttttggaaagagaaaattccttttttttttacaagggACAAGGATTTGATTTGGAGTGGTGTAACTGAACTTAGAAGTTGCCCTCCAagctgcctacgtatcccaacaAGGGAATCAAGTCACACGTAGTTCCTGCCGTTCACATTTTAACCTCATGCGGGCCAGGAGTATCTAtttgtttaccaccttagacttggtggagtgtttcagcattttaaccacatactacactattggtggttgccatccacagttttagctcatgcgGGCCAGGAGCATCTCtttgtttaccaccttagacttggtggagtgtttcagcagtttaaccatatactacactattggtggttgccatccacagttttagctcatgcgGGCCAGGAGCCTTGCGCTGTTCCGATTACGCATAGTACCTTTTTAGGTACTTACCATTGATGGGGCCAACCCTTAATCCATCTTCAGCAACCAACTTGTATGAGCCATTTGTATATACTTCTCGAATGACATATGGACCATCCCACTTAGGAGTAAACTTTCTTTGTCCGCCATGAGTGAGAATGATTGGTCTCCGAACAGCGAGCACTAACTCTCCAATTTGAAAAGAGCGAGGTCGGACGTGCTTATTGAACGCTTTTGAAAGGCGAGCCTGATAGCACTCAATCCGTTGCTGAGTTTCCAATCTCTTTTCGTCGAGTGCTTCTAACTTCTCGAGGCGAAGACGGACATTATTTTCTTCACTGAGCCCTTCTTGAATCGCAATTCTTAGCGAAGGTATTTGACACTCAAGTGGAAGAACAGCTTCAACACCATAAACAAGTGCGTATGGGGTCGCTTGCGTGGGAGTTCGAAAAGTAGTTCGGTATGCCCAAAGTACTTCTCCAATTCGAAGATGCCAATCCCTTCTCGATTTATTCACGACTTTCTTCAACAGATTACATAAGGTCTTGTTGAATGCTTCAGCGAGTCCATTTGCGGCAGCGTAGTACATGGACGAATTGTATTGCTTGAAATGAAACTTTTCGCAAAGCTTGTTCATTGCTACATTGCAAAAAGGCTTACCATTATCGGTGATAATATAGCGCGGGACTCCGTACCGATAAATAATGTGCAAGCGAATAAAATCTGCTACATTCTCCTTTTTGACCTCTCTTAGGGGAACCGCTTCAGCCACTTTAAAAAGTAATCTGTCACCGCCAAAATGAAAATGTGTCCACCAGAGGACTAACTATATCCAAACCCCAAGCGTCGAATGGCCAAGAAGCCACAGTTGGGTGTAATGGTTCAGGAGGTTGATGGATGAAATTGCCATGGAATTGACAAGCTTGACATCTTCTAGCAAAGTCAATGCAGTCCTTCACCATTGTTGGCCAGTAGTATCCCATTCTTTTAATGCGAAAGTGTAATTTCGGGCCAGACTGGTGAGCACCGCATATCCCAGAGTGAGCCTCCTCCATTGCTTGCAtggcctcatcttctccaagacATCGTAGAAACACCCCATCGAATGACCTTCGGTAAAGTGTCCCTTTGTAGTAAATGAAACGTGGTGGTCGACGAcgtatatcaaccattttcttaGGATCTTTTGGTAACTTCCCATGATTAAGATAATCAATGATGAGGTGACGCCAATCCTCCTTTTCGATCTCAtggacaaaaatatgataagtATTTTCTTCCTCACCATCACCTTCTTCGTCAAACATCGGAGGTATGACCCAATTCTGACATATTGAAATTTGATTT
Protein-coding regions in this window:
- the LOC140015910 gene encoding uncharacterized protein, whose amino-acid sequence is MNKLCEKFHFKQYNSSMYYAAANGLAEAFNKTLCNLLKKVVNKSRRDWHLRIGEVLWAYRTTFRTPTQATPYALVYGVEAVLPLECQIPSLRIAIQEGLSEENNVRLRLEKLEALDEKRLETQQRIECYQARLSKAFNKHVRPRSFQIGELVLAVRRPIILTHGGQRKFTPKWDGPYVIREVYTNGSYKLVAEDGLRVGPINDIMSSSSFTASSVKMLVCSMEDSSSCAWVISTWISLKVSCF